A stretch of Vairimorpha necatrix chromosome 2, complete sequence DNA encodes these proteins:
- a CDS encoding transitional endoplasmic reticulum ATPase produces the protein MQTNHEENNKVDLSTAILENTTKNALLVTDHNHEKLQVFEVGINPQTIEDLDLIIGDYITLKGKKCSEVVFFLVEMNEIPKKTICIKKDGRVNLKLRINDIVKVYPCGSIGVIEQLVFLPIADTVEKIKGDLFQAFVEPFLEDKSMPLSVGNRYRINSGLGSVEYKVVSMTNKEGSDIKHGFIVDGTKVISDETITREEAEQEFNMIGYDDIGGCRKQLAQIKELIELPLRHPQLYKKLGVKPPKGILLYGPPGSGKTLIAKAIANETGAFIYMINGPEIMSKMAGESENNLRKAFDEAEKNKPSIIFIDEVDSLAPKRDKTQGEVEKRIVSQLLTLMDGAKTREGVIVLAATNRPNSIDPALRRYGRFGKELEIGVPDSTGRLEILRIHTKNMKMSRDVDLVEIADELHGFGGSDIASLCSEAALQQIREKLPSIDLDSDKIDAGILSSLEVTRNNFFYAIEQTNPSSLRESKLETPNVKWEDIGGLAEVKVELRETIQYPITYPEKFLKFGLTPSKGVLFYGPPGCGKTLLAKAVATECKANFISVKGPELLTMWFGESEANVRELFDRARAAAPCVLFFDEIDSVAKSRGSSSGSSGADDRVINQILTEMDGMNAKKNVFIIGATNRPDQLDSAIMRPGRLDQLVYIPLPDAGSRMSILNAVLRKTPLSPDINLKHLVDATDRFSGADLTEICQRACKLAVKESIEYERERAKEGSNLMELEDPVPYISEKHFVEAMKTARRSVLEKDIERYEAFARSMKVDISKYTQPNKNNDDAGLYD, from the coding sequence ATGCAAACAAATCatgaagaaaataataaagtagATCTATCTACTGcaatattagaaaatacTACTAAAAATGCGCTACTTGTCACTGATCATAATCATGAGAAACTTCAAGTCTTCGAAGTAGGTATCAATCCTCAGACTATAGAAGATTTAGATCTTATTATTGGCGACTACATAACTTTAAAAGGTAAGAAATGTTCAGAAGTAGTCTTCTTTCTAGTAGAAATGAATGAGATCCCTAAAAAGAcaatttgtataaaaaaagatggtagagtaaatttgaaattgaGAATTAATGACATAGTGAAAGTTTATCCTTGTGGATCTATAGGAGTTATTGAACAACTAGTCTTTTTGCCTATTGCTGATACAGTGGAAAAAATCAAAGGTGACCTTTTTCAGGCCTTTGTTGAGCCTTTTCTAGAAGACAAGTCTATGCCTCTGTCTGTAGGAAACAGATACAGAATTAATTCTGGACTTGGATCTGTGGAATATAAAGTAGTCTCTATGACAAATAAAGAAGGCTCAGATATAAAACACGGGTTTATAGTCGACGGCACTAAAGTCATCTCTGATGAAACAATCACTAGAGAAGAAGCAGAACAAGAATTTAATATGATCGGATATGATGACATAGGAGGATGTAGGAAACAATTAGCACAAATTAAAGAACTAATAGAACTTCCTTTGAGACACCCTCAACTTTATAAGAAATTGGGTGTAAAACCACCAAAAGGAATTCTTTTATACGGGCCGCCTGGATCAGGAAAGACTTTAATAGCTAAAGCTATAGCAAACGAAACAGGagcatttatttatatgataaatGGACCAGAAATCATGTCTAAAATGGCAGGAGAAAGTGAAAATAATCTAAGGAAAGCTTTCGACGAggcagaaaaaaataaaccaagtatcatttttatagatgaAGTAGATTCTCTAGCACCAAAAAGAGATAAAACTCAAGGAGAAGTAGAAAAAAGAATCGTGTCTCAATTATTAACTCTAATGGATGGAGCAAAAACAAGAGAAGGAGTCATCGTCTTGGCCGCCACTAACAGGCCAAATTCAATAGACCCTGCTTTAAGAAGATACGGAAGATTTGGTAAAGAACTGGAAATTGGTGTACCAGACTCGACTGGAAGATTAGAAATATTGAGAATTCatactaaaaatatgaaaatgtcTAGAGATGTCGACTTAGTGGAAATAGCAGACGAATTACATGGGTTTGGTGGTAGTGATATCGCCTCTTTGTGCTCAGAGGCAGCTTTACAACAAATCAGAGAAAAATTGCCTTCTATTGATTTGGACTCTGACAAAATCGACGCGGGGATTTTGTCCAGTTTAGAAGTCACCAGGAACAACTTCTTCTACGCTATTGAACAAACTAATCCAAGTTCTTTAAGGGAAAGTAAACTTGAAACACCAAATGTTAAATGGGAAGATATTGGTGGATTAGCAGAAGTAAAAGTAGAATTACGAGAAACTATTCAATATCCTATAACTTACCCAGAgaaattcttaaaattcGGTCTAACTCCTTCAAAAGGTGTCTTGTTTTATGGACCACCTGGGTGTGGTAAAACTTTACTAGCTAAGGCAGTCGCAACAGAATGTAAAGCAAATTTCATTTCTGTAAAAGGTCCAGAATTACTCACCATGTGGTTTGGTGAGTCAGAAGCAAATGTCAGGGAATTATTCGATCGGGCTCGTGCTGCAGCTCCTtgtgttttattttttgatgaaATCGATTCTGTAGCAAAATCAAGAGGATCTTCTTCTGGTAGTAGCGGGGCTGATGATCGAGTCATCAACCAAATACTAACAGAAATGGATGGTATGAATGCTAAAAAGAATGTTTTCATCATTGGTGCTACTAATAGGCCTGATCAACTTGATTCTGCTATTATGAGACCTGGTAGGTTAGACCAATTAGTCTATATTCCTTTACCTGATGCAGGTAGTAGAATGTCAATCTTAAACGCAGTCTTAAGAAAAACACCTCTAAGTCCGGACATAAACCTTAAGCATCTGGTAGACGCAACTGATAGATTTTCTGGTGCGGATTTGACAGAAATCTGTCAAAGAGCTTGTAAACTAGCAGTAAAAGAAAGTATTGAATACGAAAGAGAAAGAGCGAAAGAAGGTAGTAACCTTATGGAACTTGAAGATCCAGTGCCTTATATTTCAGAGAAGCATTTTGTGGAAGCCATGAAAACGGCTAGAAGAAGTGTATTAGAAAAAGATATTGAGAGATATGAAGCATTTGCAAGGTCTATGAAAGTTGATATAAGTAAATATACCCAGCCTAATAAGAATAATGATGATGCGGGATTATATGATTAA